The proteins below are encoded in one region of Shewanella algae:
- a CDS encoding DUF5655 domain-containing protein, with product MSDIKLFKCNSDEVTELEGKTAVVERDLQQLIERNMEACLGVRFLATEYNTGKTHRGRIDSLGLDENGCPVIIEYKRHTNENVINQGLFYLDWLLDHQAEFQLLVMKVLGTKAAEGIEWEGTRLLCIAGDFTKYDEHAVQQINRNIELLRYKLFADDLLMLELVNVVAASGQLSGPKSELSTKSKQRASYNMKTHLEQLELAPASLKLLYDNVIDFAASLGDDVHYKQLKLYGAFRRMKNFISIIVLPKQDPKLQLLLKLEPESIAMEDGFSRDVTHIGHWGTGNVELTIRSLEDLEKSKPLIQRAFEEN from the coding sequence TTGAGCGATATCAAGCTGTTTAAGTGTAACTCAGATGAGGTGACTGAACTTGAAGGAAAGACTGCTGTGGTCGAAAGAGATTTACAGCAGTTGATTGAAAGAAATATGGAGGCTTGCCTCGGAGTTCGGTTTCTTGCCACTGAATACAACACTGGTAAGACCCATAGAGGCCGTATTGATTCGCTGGGATTAGATGAAAATGGTTGCCCGGTGATTATAGAGTACAAACGTCACACCAATGAAAACGTCATTAATCAAGGGCTGTTTTATCTCGATTGGTTGTTGGATCATCAGGCTGAATTCCAACTGTTGGTGATGAAGGTATTAGGTACCAAGGCTGCTGAAGGTATTGAATGGGAAGGCACTCGTCTTCTATGTATCGCTGGAGACTTTACCAAGTACGATGAACATGCTGTACAGCAGATAAATCGCAACATTGAACTGCTGCGTTATAAGTTGTTTGCCGATGATTTACTAATGCTGGAGTTAGTTAACGTTGTGGCTGCGTCAGGCCAGTTGTCAGGCCCAAAGAGCGAACTATCAACAAAGTCCAAGCAAAGGGCTTCTTATAACATGAAGACTCACTTGGAGCAGTTAGAACTGGCTCCAGCCTCCTTAAAACTCTTGTACGATAATGTAATAGACTTTGCTGCTAGCCTTGGAGATGACGTCCATTATAAGCAGCTCAAGCTGTACGGTGCGTTTAGGAGGATGAAGAACTTCATCTCTATCATAGTGTTGCCCAAGCAAGATCCAAAGTTGCAACTGTTATTGAAACTGGAACCTGAATCAATAGCGATGGAGGATGGCTTTAGCCGGGATGTCACTCATATTGGGCATTGGGGGACTGGTAATGTAGAGCTGACCATTAGGTCTCTTGAGGATTTAGAGAAATCAAAACCCCTTATTCAGAGGGCTTTTGAAGAAAACTAA
- a CDS encoding phage/plasmid primase, P4 family — translation MTSLCSTLTCNTQPTLKQLGFAGIKAMFDLPELICQLTGNNIKPTQSDCCQLDDDVCPFCGHKGCFKIYHTDSEEQHYHCYSCNEHGDIFSFLVTCKLAKNASDAANKLLSGEIKGVTINTQPRPQTTRAAQDVPQLTPEQLEQRQALLEDAWEYYWEPMIEEDSKPLSWLMAKRKLSSDTLIDLGIGYSRGELWRHLTAKGYDLDELYDSGLVQKGQFSPRDYFPKDVYIFPHYDEQKHICRFTFKDPTKAKQFQLPKKYWLNDIQFYGQDTMDRSGCVALVEGEHDLLALVEHGWQGPVLATNGQLGQSQLNWLAERLKDRQLITFFDNDDAGNKYRERVAALGLPSLIQVTLPEGDGKDIDEYLRGESPLSLEELVSTCGTHYPPAEASPEEASAEAEDTPAATASIWDSIDPNTFNDVGNAKRLSTLWGRVVAFVPEFGQMYRFKYNIWEPTMDSELQAASEVGNNIIKHGMMEKCAAAAANEEEAFKLADKYIQFGRKSLERKKLVDMLEVYKSSHQIKASTLNCDPMKFGVRNGVIDLNTAKLLAPSPEMYISRCSEVSYDESAICPRWEQFIDEITCGDKEYGQLLQRIVGYTLTGRTDEQVMFFLHGHGCNGKSTFMNILQRLMGSYYHQISSDVLLQTNGSGKGPNPSLAKLVGSRLVVANELPEGSRMDENLVKSMTGDDIIVARQLYAKHELEYRPMFTLMIIGNHKPVIRDTSPGMWRRMILLPFNASFTGNQLDPKLMEKLYAELPGILNWAIKGVQMWLERSIKGSLPASIQAGIDEYRHESDLLANFLEEMTISEPESYIATDELYDAFRRWAERDSDWKMTRNIMTKRLKDKGFTKVRKQNKACIQGLMLKPRMEGNHDFYSSVVTALEPKYHA, via the coding sequence ATGACATCATTATGTTCAACTCTTACCTGTAATACCCAACCAACTCTGAAACAGCTTGGATTTGCTGGCATTAAGGCCATGTTCGATCTGCCAGAACTGATTTGCCAGCTAACCGGCAACAACATCAAGCCAACGCAATCCGACTGCTGCCAACTTGACGACGATGTATGCCCCTTCTGTGGTCATAAAGGCTGCTTTAAGATTTACCATACCGACTCTGAAGAGCAGCACTATCACTGCTATTCATGTAATGAGCATGGGGACATCTTTAGCTTTTTAGTAACCTGTAAGCTCGCTAAAAATGCCTCTGATGCCGCCAACAAACTGCTAAGTGGTGAGATTAAAGGGGTTACCATCAACACCCAGCCCCGCCCACAAACCACCAGAGCAGCTCAAGACGTTCCTCAGTTGACCCCGGAGCAGTTGGAGCAACGTCAGGCGTTGCTGGAGGATGCATGGGAGTACTATTGGGAACCCATGATTGAGGAAGACAGCAAGCCGTTATCGTGGCTGATGGCTAAGCGAAAGCTGAGTTCAGACACTTTGATTGACCTAGGAATTGGATACAGCCGCGGTGAACTCTGGCGCCATCTAACAGCTAAAGGATACGATCTTGATGAGCTCTATGATTCTGGACTGGTGCAAAAAGGCCAATTTAGCCCCAGGGATTACTTCCCCAAGGATGTCTACATCTTCCCTCACTATGATGAGCAGAAACACATTTGCCGCTTTACCTTTAAGGATCCCACTAAAGCCAAGCAGTTTCAATTGCCCAAGAAGTACTGGCTGAACGACATCCAGTTTTATGGGCAAGATACAATGGACCGCTCGGGCTGTGTTGCCTTGGTTGAAGGTGAACATGACCTACTGGCTTTGGTAGAGCATGGCTGGCAAGGTCCTGTGCTGGCAACCAATGGCCAGTTGGGTCAGTCACAACTGAATTGGCTCGCTGAACGACTAAAAGATCGGCAACTGATCACCTTCTTCGATAATGATGATGCCGGTAACAAGTATCGAGAACGAGTCGCCGCTCTAGGGTTGCCATCCTTAATCCAAGTGACCTTGCCAGAAGGTGATGGCAAGGATATCGATGAATACCTTCGCGGCGAGAGCCCGTTGAGTCTTGAAGAGTTAGTCAGCACGTGCGGTACGCATTATCCACCAGCGGAAGCCAGCCCAGAGGAAGCGTCGGCAGAGGCTGAAGATACACCAGCAGCCACTGCAAGTATTTGGGACTCCATAGACCCAAACACCTTCAATGACGTTGGCAATGCCAAACGGCTCAGTACTTTATGGGGTCGCGTCGTTGCTTTTGTTCCTGAATTTGGTCAGATGTATCGCTTCAAGTACAACATCTGGGAACCTACAATGGATTCTGAATTACAGGCAGCCAGCGAGGTAGGAAACAATATCATCAAGCACGGTATGATGGAAAAGTGTGCAGCGGCAGCAGCCAATGAGGAGGAGGCTTTCAAACTCGCCGATAAATACATTCAGTTTGGACGCAAAAGCCTAGAGCGTAAGAAGCTGGTGGATATGCTGGAGGTATACAAATCGAGCCACCAGATCAAAGCGAGTACTTTGAACTGTGATCCAATGAAGTTTGGTGTCCGGAATGGTGTCATAGACCTCAATACAGCAAAACTCTTGGCACCAAGCCCAGAGATGTATATCAGCCGCTGTAGTGAGGTAAGCTATGACGAATCGGCTATCTGCCCTCGTTGGGAGCAGTTTATCGATGAGATTACCTGTGGGGATAAGGAGTATGGCCAGCTACTGCAACGGATTGTTGGTTACACTTTAACCGGCCGTACTGATGAGCAAGTGATGTTCTTCTTGCATGGCCATGGCTGTAACGGCAAGAGTACCTTTATGAACATCCTGCAACGACTGATGGGGAGTTACTACCACCAGATAAGCAGTGATGTGCTATTGCAAACCAATGGCAGTGGTAAAGGTCCCAATCCATCTCTTGCCAAGCTGGTGGGTAGTCGGCTGGTGGTGGCCAACGAGCTCCCTGAAGGCTCTCGTATGGATGAGAACTTGGTTAAGTCCATGACTGGGGATGACATCATTGTTGCCAGGCAGCTCTACGCCAAGCATGAGCTGGAGTACAGACCCATGTTCACCCTGATGATAATCGGTAACCACAAACCGGTTATTCGTGATACCAGTCCTGGAATGTGGCGACGGATGATTTTGCTCCCCTTTAACGCCAGCTTTACTGGTAACCAGTTAGACCCAAAGCTTATGGAAAAGCTCTACGCAGAGCTGCCGGGCATCCTCAACTGGGCCATTAAGGGAGTACAAATGTGGCTTGAGCGAAGCATTAAGGGCTCATTACCAGCAAGTATTCAAGCAGGAATTGATGAGTATCGTCATGAGTCAGATCTGCTTGCTAACTTCTTGGAAGAAATGACCATAAGCGAACCGGAGAGCTATATCGCAACAGATGAGCTATACGACGCCTTCCGTCGTTGGGCAGAGAGAGATAGTGACTGGAAGATGACTCGCAACATCATGACTAAGCGGCTAAAGGATAAAGGGTTTACCAAGGTTAGGAAGCAGAACAAGGCCTGTATTCAGGGATTGATGTTAAAACCCAGGATGGAAGGTAACCATGACTTCTACAGCTCTGTTGTTACTGCACTTGAGCCTAAATACCATGCCTAA
- a CDS encoding AzlC family ABC transporter permease, translating into MTIHNQQSSCVQELNRGREFLRGTLAVMPLTLAVIPWGILAGSLALETGLSALESQAMSLFVFAGSAQLVALGMIKAGSGLLAILVTTALITSRHLLYAMAMRPAISPLPLRWRLTLGFLLTDELFAVANQSKESPLRPWYALGAGLSFYLGWNLATLAGILAGSSMDNLGSLGLDFAIAATFIALVVPRIVNVATALCVLTAMLLSVLCEALAIPGGLLIAAVTAMAVGYIYQSLLGSSPVKPVETTQDKGEEQA; encoded by the coding sequence TTGACCATTCACAATCAGCAATCATCATGCGTTCAGGAACTTAACCGGGGCCGCGAATTTTTACGGGGTACCCTGGCGGTAATGCCGCTGACTTTAGCTGTTATCCCCTGGGGAATATTGGCCGGCTCGCTGGCACTGGAAACCGGACTCAGCGCCTTAGAGAGTCAAGCCATGAGCCTGTTTGTTTTCGCAGGCTCGGCGCAGTTGGTCGCCCTCGGAATGATAAAGGCAGGTTCAGGCCTACTGGCCATTTTGGTTACCACGGCATTGATTACCTCGCGTCATCTGCTGTATGCCATGGCGATGCGTCCAGCCATCAGCCCTTTACCTCTGCGCTGGCGCCTGACACTGGGTTTTCTGCTCACGGATGAACTCTTTGCGGTTGCCAATCAAAGCAAGGAAAGTCCCCTTAGGCCCTGGTACGCCCTGGGAGCTGGTTTGAGTTTTTATCTTGGCTGGAATCTGGCAACCCTGGCCGGAATTCTTGCCGGCAGCTCTATGGATAATCTCGGCTCTCTGGGACTGGATTTTGCCATCGCAGCCACCTTTATCGCTTTGGTGGTGCCGAGGATAGTCAATGTTGCCACCGCCTTATGTGTGCTCACGGCCATGTTGCTGAGCGTCCTGTGTGAAGCACTGGCTATCCCGGGTGGCCTGCTGATCGCCGCCGTAACCGCCATGGCTGTGGGGTATATCTATCAAAGCCTCTTGGGCAGCAGTCCTGTTAAACCGGTTGAGACAACACAAGATAAAGGCGAGGAGCAGGCATGA
- a CDS encoding winged helix-turn-helix transcriptional regulator, with the protein MFNQDVSKEVSVQGNTTDNFKVPFELLKNQLGKTLFEVSRLPVQSGLLQTGNISLAKLLARRCGYSLRTARRHIRRLELAGLITRQTSITAAGMQSVNLYQRRFD; encoded by the coding sequence ATGTTTAATCAAGATGTTAGCAAGGAGGTGTCGGTACAAGGTAATACAACTGATAACTTCAAAGTGCCCTTTGAGCTGTTGAAGAACCAGTTGGGAAAGACCCTCTTCGAGGTTAGCCGATTGCCAGTCCAAAGTGGATTACTGCAAACCGGCAATATCAGCCTCGCCAAACTGTTGGCCAGGCGTTGTGGATATTCACTAAGAACTGCCAGGCGTCATATCAGGCGTTTGGAACTGGCTGGCTTAATCACCAGACAGACTAGTATCACCGCTGCCGGAATGCAGTCGGTTAACCTTTATCAACGTAGATTCGATTGA
- a CDS encoding DUF2787 domain-containing protein — MIDSKHIDLTEARRWLPVNVTLSGILRRTLEEHPNVQCSDGVTLNFRDPNYSVEHGGYHPVEIRLERSDSASGWRLVYITDFAFFGQIYPELEKELDFNLSNGTGYQAYMGEYPLNHFRGLYRIWESNFRYYLGLGVYQLTVTWD, encoded by the coding sequence ATGATTGATAGTAAGCATATCGATTTGACCGAAGCCCGCCGGTGGCTACCCGTAAATGTCACTCTGAGTGGCATCTTACGGAGAACGTTGGAGGAACACCCTAATGTTCAATGTTCTGACGGCGTAACCCTCAATTTCCGAGATCCCAATTACTCAGTGGAGCATGGGGGCTATCACCCGGTTGAAATTCGACTGGAACGCTCTGACTCGGCTTCTGGATGGCGTTTGGTGTATATCACTGACTTTGCCTTCTTTGGCCAGATTTATCCTGAGTTGGAGAAAGAGTTGGACTTCAATCTATCAAATGGAACAGGGTATCAGGCTTACATGGGGGAGTATCCGCTAAACCACTTCCGAGGCCTTTACCGGATTTGGGAATCCAACTTCCGCTACTACCTAGGGTTAGGTGTCTATCAACTAACCGTCACTTGGGACTAA
- a CDS encoding AzlD domain-containing protein yields the protein MIWLTILTMALLVILSRYLLLEPGLPIRLGKKTQAFLGFSAPAVLSAIFAPIVFLRDGELQLSLSNPYLSCALLAALLALLTRNTLLTTIVSMAVFFWIY from the coding sequence ATGATTTGGTTAACCATACTGACAATGGCGCTGTTGGTGATACTCAGCCGTTATTTACTGCTTGAGCCCGGGCTGCCGATACGGCTTGGCAAGAAAACCCAGGCTTTCCTTGGCTTTTCAGCGCCGGCGGTATTAAGCGCCATCTTCGCCCCCATAGTGTTTCTGCGAGACGGCGAGTTGCAACTGAGCCTGAGCAATCCCTACCTCAGCTGTGCACTGCTGGCGGCCTTACTGGCACTGCTGACCCGCAACACCCTGCTGACCACTATCGTCAGCATGGCGGTATTTTTCTGGATCTACTGA
- a CDS encoding site-specific integrase, whose translation MAFMIQPKPDPKTGVYKVRKVIPVELRPFLEGKSELKRSLDTKDAKEAKQRASAAVAELEALVATARIRLANQEQECTISNSDLDAIVSRWVTYEASRLDQPEILARYIRETDEGVEYNHDLFEELEEAALSNYYVHGREAVEKKFVKHMASFIDEALMLSGLSLSAFKPRLYLAKALAKQCKTFCSSAFDREGVARRDAIRGLPYRGPFTQTYPVSNQSTLLKGIHQELADMGFTVLSDANESYRAQVDSPEGAISNQSTLRQLFEWVNTQKGMTFDGFKLHRWLQDRTQPCNRAVEFFGDKPIGSIGKLELRSFFTFIITCPVKPKADIRRLPFAEQAKAAKAQGLATITVATAKKELNLISGYFQEAVRLDVIPSNPCHGVSPKPQTKSSLRERGYSESEVARIFSLSMFRELEPKTLARYGAAPYWLPVLLAYTGARAEEIAQLYVRDIEQLEANNSFWYIHIRDAREGQSVKNNEARKVPICDALIELGFIRYVKSLPPHGRLFPLLKANAAGKLHNGVAVYLKRKFQEANIELFEELKPLHAFRHRFITQARQVMREDIQNAITGHSNAGNVGRRYGSYADLHTAINKMPRIAIPQMY comes from the coding sequence ATGGCATTTATGATTCAACCTAAGCCCGATCCTAAGACCGGTGTATACAAGGTCAGGAAGGTCATTCCTGTCGAACTCAGACCCTTCCTTGAAGGTAAATCAGAGTTAAAACGCAGTCTCGATACCAAGGATGCCAAAGAAGCAAAGCAAAGGGCATCTGCAGCAGTTGCGGAATTGGAAGCGTTGGTTGCAACGGCGAGGATCAGGCTTGCTAACCAAGAGCAAGAATGCACCATCAGTAATAGCGACTTAGATGCTATCGTATCTCGTTGGGTGACCTATGAAGCCTCCAGGCTTGACCAGCCCGAGATATTGGCCCGTTACATCAGGGAGACTGATGAAGGAGTTGAGTACAATCATGACTTGTTTGAGGAGCTTGAAGAAGCAGCTCTCAGCAATTACTACGTACATGGCAGGGAAGCCGTAGAGAAGAAATTTGTTAAACATATGGCATCATTCATCGATGAAGCCCTGATGCTATCTGGGCTCAGTCTATCTGCTTTCAAACCGAGGCTCTACCTTGCCAAGGCTCTTGCAAAGCAATGTAAAACGTTTTGTAGTTCGGCTTTTGATAGGGAAGGGGTGGCACGTCGTGATGCAATACGAGGCTTGCCCTATCGGGGACCTTTCACTCAAACATACCCTGTTTCTAACCAGTCGACTCTGCTAAAAGGTATTCATCAAGAATTGGCCGACATGGGATTTACGGTCCTTTCTGATGCAAACGAGTCATACCGAGCTCAAGTAGATAGTCCAGAGGGGGCTATCTCTAACCAGTCAACCCTCCGTCAACTGTTTGAATGGGTTAACACCCAAAAGGGAATGACTTTTGATGGTTTCAAGTTACACAGATGGTTGCAAGATAGGACGCAACCTTGTAATCGAGCAGTTGAGTTCTTCGGTGATAAACCTATAGGTAGCATTGGCAAGCTTGAGCTCCGGAGCTTCTTTACCTTTATCATTACATGCCCAGTAAAGCCTAAAGCGGATATCAGAAGGTTGCCTTTTGCAGAGCAAGCCAAAGCAGCCAAAGCTCAAGGGCTAGCTACGATCACAGTTGCTACGGCTAAGAAAGAGTTAAATCTGATTTCAGGATACTTCCAAGAGGCGGTGAGGTTAGACGTTATCCCTTCCAATCCGTGCCATGGTGTATCCCCTAAGCCCCAAACCAAGTCATCATTGAGAGAGCGAGGCTATTCAGAATCCGAGGTGGCCAGGATCTTCTCCTTATCCATGTTTCGTGAGCTTGAACCTAAAACACTGGCTCGATATGGTGCAGCACCTTATTGGTTACCCGTTCTATTAGCCTACACGGGTGCTAGAGCTGAAGAAATCGCACAGCTATACGTTCGTGATATCGAGCAACTAGAGGCTAATAACTCGTTTTGGTACATCCACATTCGTGACGCTAGAGAAGGGCAGTCAGTGAAAAATAATGAAGCGAGAAAGGTGCCGATATGTGATGCATTGATTGAACTCGGTTTCATTCGGTACGTTAAATCACTTCCGCCACATGGTCGCCTGTTCCCGCTCTTGAAAGCAAATGCGGCTGGTAAGCTTCACAATGGGGTTGCGGTGTACTTAAAGCGGAAGTTTCAGGAAGCCAACATCGAATTGTTTGAAGAGCTTAAGCCTTTGCATGCGTTTCGCCACCGATTTATTACCCAGGCCCGTCAAGTTATGCGGGAGGATATTCAGAATGCAATCACAGGTCACTCCAATGCCGGTAATGTTGGTAGAAGATATGGAAGCTACGCAGATCTACACACCGCCATCAATAAGATGCCCCGTATAGCAATCCCTCAAATGTATTAG